A stretch of Alligator mississippiensis isolate rAllMis1 chromosome 14, rAllMis1, whole genome shotgun sequence DNA encodes these proteins:
- the SYT2 gene encoding synaptotagmin-2 isoform X2, protein MKSRNLFRKVQEDEVPPKPTSTEMPVTSMDNATHATSHEKDKDLFTKLSDFAKERFKEGIQKIPLPPWALIAIAVVVGLLFLTCCFCICKKCCCKKKKNKKEKGKGMKNAMNMKDMKSGNQDDEEETGLTEGEGEEEEKEPENLGKLQFSLDYDFQANQLTVGILQAAELPALDMGGTSDPYVKVFLLPDKKKKYETKVQKKTLNPAFNETFTFKVPYQELGGKTLVMSIYDFDRFSKHDIIGEVKVPMNTVDLGQPIEEWRDLQSGEKEEPEKLGDICISLRYVPTAGKLTVCILEAKNLKKMDVGGLSDPYVKIHLLQNGKRLKKKKTTVKKKTLNPYFNESFSFEIPFEQIQKVTVVITVLDYDKLGKNEAIGKIFVGNNSTGTELRHWSDMLANPRRPIAQWHSLKPEEEVDAALGKNK, encoded by the exons ATGAAGTCGAGGAACTTATTTAGGAAGGTCCAGGAGGATGAGGTGCCTCCAAAGCCCACCAGCACCGAGATGCCCGTGACGAGCATGGACAATGCGACTCATGCCACAAGCCATGAGAAGGACAAGGACTTGTTCACCAAGCTTAGCGACTTTGCCAAGGAAAGATTTAAGGAAGGGATACAGAAAATTCCCT TGCCTCCATGGGCCCTGATAGCCATTGCTGTGGTAGTTGGCCTGCTCTTCCTCACCTGCTGCTTCTGCATCTGCAAAAAATGCTgctgcaagaagaagaaaaacaagaagGAGAAGGGCAAAGGCATGAAGAATGCTATGAACATGAAAGACATGAAATCAGGGAACCAG GACGATGAAGAAGAGACAGGTCTAACAGAAGGAGAAGgcgaggaggaggaaaaagagccAGAGAACCTGGGCAAGCTGCAGTTCTCACTGGATTATGATTTCCAGGCTAACCAG CTGACAGTGGGGATCCTCCAAGCAGCTGAGCTTCCAGCATTGGACATGGGTGGCACCTCGGATCCATATGTAAAAGTCTTCCTGCTCCCTGACAAGAAGAAGAAGTATGAGACCAAAGTGCAGAAGAAGACTCTCAACCCTGCCTTCAATGAAACTTTTACCTTCAAG GTTCCCTACCAGGAGCTGGGCGGGAAAACTCTGGTGATGTCTATCTACGACTTTGACCGCTTCTCCAAGCATGATATCATTGGGGAGGTCAAGGTGCCCATGAACACGGTGGACCTGGGCCAGCCCATCGAGGAGTGGAGAGACTTGCAGAGCGGCGAGAAGGAGGAG CCAGAGAAGCTGGGAGATATCTGCATCTCGCTGCGGTATGTACCCACTGCGGGGAAGCTCACCGTTTGCATCCTGGAAGCAAAGAACCTGAAAAAGATGGACGTCGGGGGTCTGTCTG ATCCGTATGTGAAGATCCACCTGCTGCAGAATGGCAAGAGGCTGAAGAAGAAGAAGACCACTGTCAAGAAGAAGACGCTAAACCCTTACTTCAATGAATCCTTCAGCTTCGAGATTCCCTTTGAACAGATACAG AAAGTGACAGTGGTGATCACCGTCCTGGATTATGACAAGCTGGGGAAGAATGAAGCTATTGGCAAGATATTTGTTGGCAACAACTCCACCGGCACAGAGCTGCGGCACTGGTCTGACATGCTGGCTAACCCCAGGCGGCCCATTGCCCAGTGGCACTCCCTGAAGCCTGAAGAGGAGGTGGATGCAGCTCTTGGGAAAAACAAATAG
- the SYT2 gene encoding synaptotagmin-2 isoform X1: protein MKSRNLFRKVQEDEVPPKPTSTEMPVTSMDNATHATSHEKDKDLFTKLSDFAKERFKEGIQKIPLPPWALIAIAVVVGLLFLTCCFCICKKCCCKKKKNKKEKGKGMKNAMNMKDMKSGNQNKQDDEEETGLTEGEGEEEEKEPENLGKLQFSLDYDFQANQLTVGILQAAELPALDMGGTSDPYVKVFLLPDKKKKYETKVQKKTLNPAFNETFTFKVPYQELGGKTLVMSIYDFDRFSKHDIIGEVKVPMNTVDLGQPIEEWRDLQSGEKEEPEKLGDICISLRYVPTAGKLTVCILEAKNLKKMDVGGLSDPYVKIHLLQNGKRLKKKKTTVKKKTLNPYFNESFSFEIPFEQIQKVTVVITVLDYDKLGKNEAIGKIFVGNNSTGTELRHWSDMLANPRRPIAQWHSLKPEEEVDAALGKNK, encoded by the exons ATGAAGTCGAGGAACTTATTTAGGAAGGTCCAGGAGGATGAGGTGCCTCCAAAGCCCACCAGCACCGAGATGCCCGTGACGAGCATGGACAATGCGACTCATGCCACAAGCCATGAGAAGGACAAGGACTTGTTCACCAAGCTTAGCGACTTTGCCAAGGAAAGATTTAAGGAAGGGATACAGAAAATTCCCT TGCCTCCATGGGCCCTGATAGCCATTGCTGTGGTAGTTGGCCTGCTCTTCCTCACCTGCTGCTTCTGCATCTGCAAAAAATGCTgctgcaagaagaagaaaaacaagaagGAGAAGGGCAAAGGCATGAAGAATGCTATGAACATGAAAGACATGAAATCAGGGAACCAG AACAAACAGGACGATGAAGAAGAGACAGGTCTAACAGAAGGAGAAGgcgaggaggaggaaaaagagccAGAGAACCTGGGCAAGCTGCAGTTCTCACTGGATTATGATTTCCAGGCTAACCAG CTGACAGTGGGGATCCTCCAAGCAGCTGAGCTTCCAGCATTGGACATGGGTGGCACCTCGGATCCATATGTAAAAGTCTTCCTGCTCCCTGACAAGAAGAAGAAGTATGAGACCAAAGTGCAGAAGAAGACTCTCAACCCTGCCTTCAATGAAACTTTTACCTTCAAG GTTCCCTACCAGGAGCTGGGCGGGAAAACTCTGGTGATGTCTATCTACGACTTTGACCGCTTCTCCAAGCATGATATCATTGGGGAGGTCAAGGTGCCCATGAACACGGTGGACCTGGGCCAGCCCATCGAGGAGTGGAGAGACTTGCAGAGCGGCGAGAAGGAGGAG CCAGAGAAGCTGGGAGATATCTGCATCTCGCTGCGGTATGTACCCACTGCGGGGAAGCTCACCGTTTGCATCCTGGAAGCAAAGAACCTGAAAAAGATGGACGTCGGGGGTCTGTCTG ATCCGTATGTGAAGATCCACCTGCTGCAGAATGGCAAGAGGCTGAAGAAGAAGAAGACCACTGTCAAGAAGAAGACGCTAAACCCTTACTTCAATGAATCCTTCAGCTTCGAGATTCCCTTTGAACAGATACAG AAAGTGACAGTGGTGATCACCGTCCTGGATTATGACAAGCTGGGGAAGAATGAAGCTATTGGCAAGATATTTGTTGGCAACAACTCCACCGGCACAGAGCTGCGGCACTGGTCTGACATGCTGGCTAACCCCAGGCGGCCCATTGCCCAGTGGCACTCCCTGAAGCCTGAAGAGGAGGTGGATGCAGCTCTTGGGAAAAACAAATAG